The Cloacibacillus sp. An23 genome segment ATTCGTAGTCTCCGCCGAAGAACGGCGTCCCGTCTTCTTTAAGCACTACGGGCAGCACGCTGCGCCCCATCGCGAGGCAGATGTTGCCGGGCTGCGTCAGCATCCAGCGCGTAGCCCTGTCGGTCTGGTTCGGGTCGGCGGGCACGACGACGCGCCAGCCGAAGGTGTTGCGGAACAGGCCGACGTAGTCGATGCACTGGTGAGTCATGCCGTCCTCGCCGACGTCGAGGCCGCTGTGGGTCAGCACCGTCTTGATTCCCGCGCGGTTGATGTCGTTGAGGCGCTGCTGGTTGTAGACCTCGTCGCTTCCGAATACGCCGAAGTCGGCCCACACCGCTACGACTCCCGCCGCCGACGCAGCGCCCGCCGCCGTCGCGGTCGTGTGCTCCTGTATGCCCGCCTCGACGAAATTATCGGGGCAGACCTTGGCGAAGCTGTCGACCTTGACGGAGCCCGCGAGGTCGCAGTCGAAGACGAGCACAGGCGTCGCGCCCTCTTTCTTGTAGTTCAGCTCGCCTACCTCCGCGAGCGCCTTGCCGAAGGCTCCGCGGTTGTCCTTCTTGTCGTCCTTCGTGTATGTGTGCGGCGTCCCCGTGTCGAGCGATGCGGGCTCGTGCTTCACGCTGCGCCCTTTCGGCAGCGGCCCCTTGCGCGCTTCAAGCGCCGCGTTGAAAATCTCCATGCTCCCGCCGAGTTCCATGAGCGCGGTTTCGAGCTTGTCGCCAGAGGCAGGCTTCCCGTGGTAGTCGGGGATCCCCTCCATGAAGGAGACGCCCTTGCCCATCACGGTGTGGCAGAGGATGACGGTCGGGACTTCGGAGGCCGCGGCCGTTTTCATCGCTTTGTAGAGCTCCGCGTAGTCGTGGCCGCAGCACTCGATTATCTTCCAGCCGTCGGCGGCCCAAAGCGCGCGGAGGTCGACCGGCATGACGTCGCCGAGATGGCCGCTTATCTGAATGTCGTTCCAGTCTACGAGCGCGGTGAGGCTCGTGAGCTTTTCCTTGACGGTGATGCGGCGCGCCTCGGCTATCTGCCCTTTTACCTGTTCGCCGTCGCCCATGACGACCCACGTGCGCGCCTTCGAGCCGCGAGCGCGAGCCGCGAGAGCGAAACCGACGCCGGCGGAGAGTCCCTGCCCGAGGTTGCCAGTTCCCCAGTCCACTCCGGGAACGTCG includes the following:
- a CDS encoding transketolase, whose product is MNIAEEIRNFQAESISAEGAAKLAEAARRARMWAVVATSAAKSGHPAGALSSMDIYMTLLGAANVSPELADSPERDRIVVSHGHTSAGFYAALAEYGFFDAKEMAANFRRTGSPYQGHVERDVPGVDWGTGNLGQGLSAGVGFALAARARGSKARTWVVMGDGEQVKGQIAEARRITVKEKLTSLTALVDWNDIQISGHLGDVMPVDLRALWAADGWKIIECCGHDYAELYKAMKTAAASEVPTVILCHTVMGKGVSFMEGIPDYHGKPASGDKLETALMELGGSMEIFNAALEARKGPLPKGRSVKHEPASLDTGTPHTYTKDDKKDNRGAFGKALAEVGELNYKKEGATPVLVFDCDLAGSVKVDSFAKVCPDNFVEAGIQEHTTATAAGAASAAGVVAVWADFGVFGSDEVYNQQRLNDINRAGIKTVLTHSGLDVGEDGMTHQCIDYVGLFRNTFGWRVVVPADPNQTDRATRWMLTQPGNICLAMGRSVLPVVLKEDGTPFFGGDYEFRDGAIDVLRDGTDVTILTMGHLAGRAVEAAEALAKDGVSAKVLHCATPLSMDTEKLFELVGDMPLLTAEDHHAETGIGAIAALAFARAGKAVKIKNLGVTRYGCSGPSPEVLAEMGLCAEGIAAAAKELLND